From a region of the Blastopirellula marina genome:
- the rpsT gene encoding 30S ribosomal protein S20, with protein sequence MPNTKSAKKRLRQNVIRRNHNRAIKSAIRSSIRKVREAVAAKEFEKADELFRVTVKKLDKAGAKNVLHQKTTSRLKSRLNHHIKSAKDKAAA encoded by the coding sequence ATGCCTAATACCAAGAGCGCCAAAAAACGTCTTCGCCAGAATGTTATCCGCCGTAACCACAATCGCGCGATTAAGTCCGCGATTCGTTCCTCGATCCGTAAGGTTCGGGAAGCTGTTGCGGCCAAGGAATTCGAAAAGGCAGACGAACTGTTCCGCGTAACGGTCAAGAAGCTGGACAAGGCTGGTGCCAAGAATGTTCTGCACCAAAAGACCACCTCGCGTCTGAAGTCGCGCCTGAATCATCACATCAAGTCCGCCAAGGACAAGGCTGCTGCCTAG
- a CDS encoding prenyltransferase/squalene oxidase repeat-containing protein yields MNRRRMLGMLGGISAAAAAPPLWAAPPSDSQRRTWEACVEKGLGWVQRTQSRLGHWTAANYPTAMTALAGTALCASGSTTMQGPYSENLRRAVEFLVSKARPNGLIGDPLTDNRYTYGHGFSMLFLSQVLGEEEDSLRREELIKILANAVKFSVFAQTKSGGWGYVSAKDGNDFDEGSTTITQVQGLRGCRNAGIPVPTEVIENAKKYIYDCQNPDGGISYSSKNRGTSRPAITAASICCLQNAGETKSDVVQKMLDYCKKNLYQIQTQAQSFSHWHYSYLYYSQVVYREGTDDKTFWEAFRNRLYDRITGEQNGEGYWDETSIGPIYVTACNLIMMQLDMGYLPIYQR; encoded by the coding sequence ATGAATCGCCGACGAATGTTGGGAATGCTGGGAGGAATATCCGCAGCGGCTGCTGCTCCACCTCTATGGGCTGCTCCTCCGTCCGATTCACAGCGACGTACCTGGGAAGCGTGCGTCGAGAAAGGCCTGGGCTGGGTTCAGCGTACCCAATCACGCCTGGGCCACTGGACCGCCGCCAACTATCCCACGGCCATGACTGCGTTGGCTGGCACGGCTTTGTGTGCCTCGGGCTCGACCACCATGCAGGGTCCGTACTCTGAGAACCTCCGCCGCGCGGTGGAGTTTCTCGTCTCGAAGGCTCGCCCTAACGGTTTGATCGGCGATCCGCTGACCGACAACCGCTACACGTACGGTCATGGGTTCTCGATGCTCTTCCTTTCGCAGGTGCTGGGAGAAGAAGAAGACTCGCTGCGTCGTGAAGAACTGATCAAGATCCTGGCCAATGCCGTGAAGTTCAGTGTCTTCGCTCAAACCAAGTCGGGCGGTTGGGGCTACGTTAGCGCGAAGGATGGTAACGACTTCGACGAAGGTTCGACTACCATCACCCAGGTGCAAGGTCTACGCGGCTGCCGAAACGCCGGCATCCCCGTTCCCACCGAAGTGATCGAGAACGCCAAGAAGTACATCTACGACTGCCAGAACCCGGACGGGGGCATTTCGTATAGCTCGAAGAACCGTGGGACATCTCGCCCAGCGATTACGGCAGCTTCGATCTGCTGCCTGCAAAACGCGGGCGAAACGAAGTCAGACGTCGTGCAGAAGATGCTCGACTACTGCAAGAAGAACCTTTACCAGATCCAAACCCAGGCCCAAAGCTTCAGCCACTGGCACTACTCGTACCTGTATTACTCGCAGGTCGTGTATCGCGAAGGGACTGACGACAAGACCTTCTGGGAAGCGTTCCGCAATCGCCTGTACGACCGCATCACCGGCGAGCAGAACGGCGAAGGTTACTGGGACGAAACGAGCATCGGTCCCATCTACGTCACGGCCTGCAACCTGATCATGATGCAGCTAGACATGGGCTATCTGCCGATCTATCAGCGGTAG
- the cobA gene encoding uroporphyrinogen-III C-methyltransferase: MTPTDQQSAATEPGTVYLVGSGPGDAGLITQRGIRCLQQADVVLYDYLSNPELLEYAISAQEMHCLGSHAQRKLWSQDRINEEMVSLAKQGKTVVRLKSGDPTVFARATEEIEALRAADIPFQIVPGITTALAASAYAGIPLTHSDHASAVAFVTGHEKPDKEDSSIDYAGLANFPGTLVFYMGVTTAPQWSAQLIAHGKSPDTPCAIIRRCSWPDQETFRCTLGEIPSLLHSGSKIRPPVITVVGQVAQDQSIPNWFEQRPLFGQSFLITRPEHQAAELRYPLAELGAEVFVQPAIDINFANDQGPLNEAIAKLKSFDWIAFSSRNGVTFFMERLRALGYDFRMLGHLKIGAIGPGTAEQLLAYGFKADIIPAEYRAESLVEAMADQVVGKRVLLPRASRGRDVLPVGLAQAGANVTEVIAYESTDVAEVSPEVKRQLETSGFDWVILTSSAITRATARLVPEAMASSNIVTISPITSDTVRELGYEVTVEAKTYTMDGIIEAILAYEDENSV; encoded by the coding sequence GTGACACCCACCGATCAACAATCCGCCGCCACAGAACCTGGAACCGTCTATCTCGTAGGTAGCGGCCCCGGTGACGCGGGTTTGATCACCCAGCGGGGTATCCGCTGCCTGCAGCAAGCCGACGTCGTTTTGTACGACTACCTCTCGAATCCGGAACTGCTAGAGTACGCGATTAGCGCCCAAGAGATGCACTGCCTGGGGAGCCACGCCCAGCGAAAGCTGTGGTCGCAAGATCGCATTAACGAAGAAATGGTCTCGCTGGCCAAGCAAGGAAAAACGGTCGTCCGCCTGAAAAGTGGCGATCCGACCGTCTTTGCCAGGGCTACCGAAGAAATCGAAGCCCTGCGCGCCGCGGATATCCCATTCCAGATTGTCCCCGGTATCACCACCGCATTGGCGGCCAGCGCCTATGCCGGCATCCCACTGACCCACTCCGACCATGCCTCGGCGGTCGCGTTTGTCACCGGGCACGAGAAGCCTGACAAGGAAGACTCCTCGATCGACTACGCTGGCCTGGCTAATTTCCCTGGCACACTGGTCTTCTACATGGGAGTCACCACGGCCCCGCAGTGGTCGGCCCAGTTGATTGCCCATGGCAAATCGCCGGATACGCCGTGCGCGATCATCCGTCGCTGCAGCTGGCCTGACCAGGAAACGTTTCGCTGCACGCTCGGCGAGATCCCCAGCCTATTGCACTCTGGCTCCAAGATTCGCCCCCCGGTGATTACCGTGGTGGGGCAAGTCGCCCAAGATCAAAGCATTCCCAACTGGTTCGAGCAGCGGCCTCTGTTCGGGCAATCGTTCCTGATCACGCGTCCAGAACATCAAGCCGCCGAGCTGCGTTATCCGCTGGCCGAACTGGGGGCGGAGGTCTTCGTGCAGCCGGCGATCGATATCAACTTTGCCAACGATCAAGGTCCCTTGAACGAAGCCATCGCCAAGTTGAAGTCGTTCGATTGGATTGCGTTTTCCAGCCGCAACGGCGTTACGTTCTTCATGGAACGCCTGCGGGCCCTGGGCTACGACTTCCGGATGCTGGGGCACTTGAAAATCGGAGCGATCGGCCCCGGCACTGCTGAGCAGCTGCTCGCCTACGGTTTCAAGGCCGACATCATTCCTGCTGAGTACCGGGCCGAATCGCTGGTCGAAGCGATGGCCGATCAGGTTGTCGGCAAGCGCGTGCTGTTGCCGCGGGCGTCACGCGGACGCGATGTGCTGCCGGTGGGACTCGCCCAGGCAGGTGCCAACGTGACAGAAGTGATCGCGTACGAAAGCACCGACGTGGCCGAGGTCTCACCAGAAGTAAAAAGGCAACTCGAGACCAGCGGGTTCGACTGGGTGATCCTCACCAGCAGCGCTATTACCAGGGCCACCGCGCGATTGGTCCCCGAAGCGATGGCCAGCAGCAATATCGTCACCATCAGCCCGATCACATCCGATACCGTCCGCGAGCTTGGCTACGAAGTAACCGTCGAAGCGAAGACGTACACCATGGACGGCATCATCGAAGCAATCCTGGCGTACGAAGACGAGAACTCGGTGTAA
- a CDS encoding tetratricopeptide repeat protein yields the protein MSDGGSFSVSEDADYEVSPALRKQLQQLFDHATQMMSKPKYDYDYAHSLLGDCCKRDPANLVYVEKMLENLDLKFKGKKKGSLFSGFGGKGGLKKALAAKKWQDVIKEGIDLLKSNPYDSITLRGMVDACEAMRYNEVGLRYMKNAMDGSPGDIEVMRHCARYLGRVGQFDQAISLWHFIEEKNRGEKEANQMISQLTIDRERRAKGLATVTNRIDPADAAKVRRRQAAHEEGDRKSEVQERPATKIELNEKQKLKAKIEADPDQLENYLKLIDLWVTEEKYFEAEAVWKEAQAHFGDSLELTEKREDLLINKARHRYKMAENQASAQSSPQLLELVETAKNDLHRLELEIYAKRNERHPDDLMIKYELGLRLKRMGNYEQAEQLFDEISLADEKLLAICYLGKGECLQARKKFVTAMETYEEALNYSDSLSSERLKLLLYRAGVLAQGLKEWTSATTYLKRLEKLDPAYKDVKRRLDKLK from the coding sequence ATGTCTGACGGTGGAAGTTTCTCAGTTTCGGAAGATGCCGACTACGAGGTCTCGCCTGCGCTGCGTAAACAGCTGCAACAGTTGTTTGATCACGCTACGCAAATGATGAGCAAACCGAAGTACGACTATGACTATGCGCATAGTCTGTTGGGGGATTGCTGCAAGAGAGACCCGGCGAACTTGGTCTACGTCGAGAAGATGCTCGAAAACCTCGATCTGAAGTTCAAAGGGAAGAAGAAAGGCTCGCTCTTTTCCGGTTTCGGCGGCAAAGGGGGCCTGAAAAAGGCGTTGGCGGCCAAAAAGTGGCAAGACGTCATCAAGGAAGGGATCGACCTGCTTAAGAGCAATCCCTACGACAGCATCACGCTGCGGGGCATGGTCGATGCGTGCGAGGCGATGCGCTACAACGAGGTGGGCCTGCGTTACATGAAGAACGCCATGGACGGCTCGCCCGGTGATATCGAGGTAATGCGGCACTGTGCCCGCTATTTGGGACGGGTTGGCCAGTTCGACCAGGCCATCTCCTTGTGGCATTTCATTGAAGAAAAGAACCGCGGCGAAAAAGAAGCGAATCAGATGATTTCGCAGCTGACTATCGACCGCGAACGTCGAGCCAAAGGTCTGGCGACGGTTACCAACCGAATTGATCCGGCCGATGCCGCCAAAGTTCGCCGCCGACAAGCCGCCCACGAAGAAGGGGACCGTAAGTCGGAAGTGCAGGAACGACCGGCCACGAAGATCGAACTGAATGAGAAGCAGAAGCTGAAAGCCAAGATCGAAGCCGACCCCGATCAACTGGAAAACTATCTGAAGTTGATCGATTTGTGGGTCACCGAAGAAAAGTACTTCGAGGCCGAGGCGGTTTGGAAAGAGGCCCAGGCTCATTTTGGCGATTCGCTCGAGCTAACCGAAAAGCGGGAAGACCTGCTGATCAACAAGGCTCGGCATCGGTACAAGATGGCCGAAAACCAGGCCTCGGCCCAGTCGAGTCCCCAACTTCTGGAACTGGTTGAAACGGCCAAAAACGACCTCCACCGCCTGGAACTGGAGATCTATGCCAAGCGAAACGAGCGTCATCCGGACGATTTAATGATCAAATACGAGCTCGGCTTGCGGCTCAAACGAATGGGAAATTACGAACAGGCCGAGCAGCTGTTCGACGAAATCTCGCTGGCGGATGAAAAACTTTTAGCAATTTGCTACCTGGGCAAGGGAGAGTGTCTGCAGGCCCGGAAGAAGTTTGTGACGGCCATGGAGACCTACGAAGAAGCCCTAAACTATTCTGACAGCTTAAGTTCCGAGCGATTGAAGCTCCTTTTGTACCGAGCCGGCGTGCTCGCCCAGGGGCTTAAAGAGTGGACTTCGGCCACCACGTATCTGAAAAGGCTCGAGAAATTGGATCCAGCCTACAAAGATGTGAAGCGACGGCTAGACAAACTCAAGTAA
- a CDS encoding dihydroorotate dehydrogenase electron transfer subunit — MSQFQFQATSIVENVPLSARIYRVRFEAPEIAAKIRPGQFVMVRIANCFDPLLGRAFALYDVIAGEDGQPKYVDVVYQVHGKLTTRLKQLEQGQKLEVWGPLGNGFTIPETDHLILVAGGIGQTPFLAVAKQVLGQQSYGTEQFTTSKPKKVTLCYGARSFADFAGLDDFKATGMDVKICTDDGSAGHHGLVTDLLQQAIAEDLGLAQVLCCGPEKMMEAVSELTTEQKVPCQVSLETPMACGIGICFTCVAPVRQEDGSWDYKRTCVEGPIFNACEIAWEHA, encoded by the coding sequence ATGTCCCAGTTTCAATTTCAGGCGACTTCGATCGTCGAAAACGTCCCCCTCTCGGCCCGCATCTATCGCGTTCGCTTCGAGGCCCCCGAGATCGCCGCCAAGATTCGGCCAGGGCAGTTCGTCATGGTCCGCATTGCCAACTGCTTCGATCCACTGCTGGGACGTGCCTTCGCCCTGTACGACGTCATCGCCGGTGAAGATGGCCAGCCCAAGTACGTCGACGTCGTTTACCAGGTCCACGGCAAGCTCACCACGCGGCTCAAACAGCTCGAACAGGGGCAGAAGCTGGAAGTCTGGGGCCCGCTGGGCAACGGCTTCACAATCCCCGAGACCGACCACCTGATTCTAGTGGCCGGCGGCATCGGCCAGACACCGTTCCTGGCAGTCGCCAAGCAGGTTCTCGGCCAGCAGTCTTACGGTACCGAGCAATTCACCACCAGCAAACCTAAAAAGGTCACGCTGTGCTACGGGGCCCGCTCGTTCGCGGATTTCGCCGGGCTTGATGATTTCAAGGCGACCGGCATGGATGTGAAGATCTGCACCGACGACGGCAGTGCAGGGCACCACGGCCTGGTGACCGACCTACTGCAGCAAGCCATCGCCGAAGACCTTGGCCTCGCCCAGGTGCTGTGCTGTGGCCCTGAGAAGATGATGGAAGCGGTCAGCGAGCTTACCACCGAGCAAAAGGTACCGTGCCAGGTTTCGTTGGAAACACCAATGGCATGCGGTATCGGCATCTGCTTCACCTGCGTGGCCCCAGTTCGCCAGGAAGACGGCAGCTGGGACTACAAACGAACGTGCGTCGAAGGACCAATCTTCAACGCATGCGAAATCGCCTGGGAGCATGCCTGA